The Stigmatella aurantiaca DW4/3-1 genome contains the following window.
CGGAAGGAACTGTTTGATCTCCGAGGCAAACGCGAGCGTCTTCGGGCCTTTGTAGATGTAGAGGGGTTTGAGGCCATAGCGATCGCGGGCGGCAAAAAGCCGTTTTTCCACATCGTCCCAAACCACCAAGGCGAACGCTCCATTGACACGGGTGAGGCACTCGGGCCCCCATCTGGAGAAGAGGGCGGTGATGAGTTCGGAGTCTTCAAGCGCCGCCCCACGAGGCGCCTCGACCAGCCGGGCAAGCTCCTCGCGATTGTAGAGACAACCGTCGAAGACAGCATGAAAGCGGCCGCGCCACGGCCTCCCGCTGTCGGCCGTTTCAGGGGGAGCCGCTTGGGCACACTGCCACAGGTGCACGGACCCCGCTGGAGACTCGAAGACGCGCGGGTCCGAGGAAACCGCTCCCCGGTGTTCAACGGCACGCGGCATCCCCTCGGGGGGCTCGGCCGCGACGGACACCCAGATGCCTCTCATCGGCACTACCCGCTTTCAGACACCTGTACGCGTCTTGCCGCATGTGCCGTCCAATCAGGCGTCGAACGCTCGGACGTGCGGTGTGCCTCCAGCCCTGCCAGCTCATGGGAGCGCGGGGCCGTGATGACGGACTTGTGCCAGCGGCGGAGGGCACCCCTCTCAGGTGCTGGGCGCCCCCTGCGCCGGTCAATGCTTGACTCGACGGCCTAACGGAGCGCCGTCGTGATCCGGTGGGTCGTCCTCACGAAGTCTTGCCAGTGGGTCACTGGCAGGAGTTCCGTCGTGCAATCGCCGTGCTCGCTGATGATTTCCGCGGCGCGCTGGGCCTCCCTCTCATCCTCCGTCTCGACGACATCGAGGGCATCGTACGGGCCCCCATGGAATGCGAGCTTGAGGGTGCACTTGAGATGGGGAAGCTCCCGGAGGGTCTTCTCCTTCACTGCCTGTGCGCGCTGAGGCAGCGAGCGAATGTCCGTGGAACTCTTGTATTTCGACAGGATGGCATATTGAGGCATGGATCGTCTTCCTTTCTTCAAGAAAAGCCGCTGTTTCTGTCAAACTTCCCGTGAAAGCATGGCTGAGATACATTTCTCACTGCTTCGAGTCAGAACAGTTGCCGCTCCTTTCCGTTGAGGACTGTTCCTTGTTCAGAATGAGGCGCCTCGGGATCATTGGGTAAAATAAAGGGGAAGAGGTTCACGGAGAGGGCACCCCTGTGGCCTGGAAGCTTCGCGGGCACGATTCCCTCCGCCACGTGGGTTTCTCCGCGGTCCACGTAACGGATTCGAAGGGGATGTCCCGGACTCATGACACGGGAGAGGCGCAAAAGGGCTTCCCGGAAGAAATAGC
Protein-coding sequences here:
- a CDS encoding GYD domain-containing protein, with the translated sequence MPQYAILSKYKSSTDIRSLPQRAQAVKEKTLRELPHLKCTLKLAFHGGPYDALDVVETEDEREAQRAAEIISEHGDCTTELLPVTHWQDFVRTTHRITTALR